One Drosophila willistoni isolate 14030-0811.24 chromosome XL unlocalized genomic scaffold, UCI_dwil_1.1 Seg142, whole genome shotgun sequence genomic window, caaaggGGAGAAGAAAAATGGGGAGAAAACAATTCCTatgaattttctttaattctTTTCATTTGAAACTATAAACTTTGTTATTCACGCTGACTTTgcacatgcaaaatatataaatttttgtctCCTTTTCAAGTATATGGGTAAGTGTActtgtgtgcgtgtgtctgTTTGGAATAGTGAGCTTGTGAGTGAGTCGTTGGCGGTGGCATTAGTGGGGGAGGAGTATGAGTCACTATCCATCaatctatatgtacatatgtatatgtattcatAAACAATAAGAGTTATCTCGCAATAAGCCGAGAAAAAACATTTGCCGGTTAGGTAAACATTCTCTATGAAATGTTATGTTAACAGTGCAAAATGGGCTGTTACAACGAAATAACTGTAATGTTAATTTCAAATGATCTTCAAGTTTTTGATCATGTTACCAATAGTCTATAAAGTAACCTGATCATGAAGCTATAACATTATATTTGCATgactctttttcttttaagtcCTAAACATGAGTTTGCTGATGAAAAGAAATCTCTAAAAGGGCAAACACCTCTTTAGAAATATGATCAGAAAACAATTGAAGGAATAGAAAGATATTTTACTAAACCTTAAACCCTTAATTTAACTATATCCTATTAAACATTCACATAATAAGGCCTATATTAATCTGAATTCTCTTAACTTTTTTGTATAGTTCCCCTAATGGTATTGGAACCATGACAAAAGACTACGATTATCTACTGAAAGTTCTCCTTGTTGGCGATAGCGATGTGGGCAAACATGAGATACTTTCGAATTTGGAGGATCCAACCACAGAAAGTCCATTTTGCAGTAATAATGGTAAGTATCCAACGCGATCGACCATTGATAGAGGGGTAATGGGAGGGGTTTCTATCCATACATGCATAAAATTCATGATTAATTAAGAATCGAATTCAGATTGCCACTCATCCTCTCACATCCTTCAAACGGTAGCATATAAAACCACAACCATATTGCTTGAGGGCAAACGGGTTAAATTACAACTCTGGGATACATCCGGCCAAGGACGTTTTTGTACCATAATACGTTCATATTCACGTGGTGCTCAAGGTATTATTTTAGTCTATGATATAACCAATAAATGGAGCTTCGATGGCATCGATCGTTGGCTCAAAGAAGTCGAGGAGGTGAGTAATGATAAGTAAAAGCAATTACAATactaattatatatgtattttattgcACAGCATGCTCCTGGTATACCCAAGGTCCTGGTAGGCAACCGTCTACATTTGGCCTTCAAACGTCAGGTGGCTGCCAAGCAAGCCGAGTCCTATGCCTCCCGTAACAATATGTCCTGCTTTGAGATATCGCCACTATGCGATTTCAATATACGCGAATCGTTCTGTGAGCTGGCACGCATGGCCCTTCATCGCAATGGCATGGAGCACATTTGGCGCAGTAATAAGGGTGAGTTAATGATCAGAACAGGTAACGAGACTTGCTCATTCTGGGCTACAAATATTACGAAAATAGAAGTGAAATACTACGCAATGCTTATCTCTATTACAGTACTATCCCTGCAGGAGCTCTGCTGTCGCACCATTGTGCGTAGGACCAGTGTCTATGCCATCGATTCGTTACCCCTGCCGACGTCTGTGAAATCAACACTCAAGTCATATGCCTTGACCACATCGCAGTGTTTCAATTCGTTGACACAGAACTCAAAGAGTCGAAATCGTTGCAAGACACCGACGAGCAGTAGTCGAAATAGTTGTACAATCGCGTGATTGCTGGGGCCTGTAGGTAATGGTTATGTCCTTTGCATACAAGGAATCATCATTTGCCTACGCAACAGCCTGAATCTAATGATAATGATAacaataatgataatgatataTAATGATAACGATAACAATGATTAACTGACATGATGAGATGAGAATGAAAGATATACTTTACTACTCTTAGGCtaacacacacccacacacacatacacaagaCACTTTTCATTCGCCCTCTTACTCTAACGCattctttctcactctctctcatgCATTGCTTAGTATTTTGTCTctatagttttatttttatttctcttgtttttttacttaattaaaaattcgCCATCAgcattaatatatttattttatattatttttataaaaaatttaatttcccCATCTATggattaatgtttttttttttatttgcattacTAAATAATGTTgttaatttctattattattattattattattattgtttgcATAATTCTAATAACataaaacacttttttttcgttggttTTTATAAGAAATTCTTGAATATTCTTAGaattatgtatgtaatttaaaaacaaaactataaTTATAATGATTATGAAGAAAATTGATGAATGAGGGGAAGAaactaaaacttaaaaatcaaactatattattgtttttgtgtgttttctttCTCCTCTACGAAATCGAGTCCTTTACAGAAGCTATTTGGAAATAATCGTATATTTGTGAGCGGAGAATTGGAAGTTTTGATAATATAACTAAATCAAGAAGTTGAAAACCTTTTAAGGTgataaaaatatgtttatgaTGCGCatcttttgtgttttgtgtatttCTCGTTGTTTACATAGGACTATAGCTGTCCCTTTCATTTTCATAAAGTGAAAGTTGACTTTGTTAATACACAAAATACACACGCAAACACgcacatacatttatataacAAAAATCTATATTACTTCAAAAATTGGAACttggaaacaaaaaaacatgaaaaaaacACATGCTGATAACtaagatatataaatatataaaagctTGATCAAATCAGTAATATCTCTGTTCCTATAAAACTCAGTGAAAGTTTTCtactgaaattgaaaatttcctTTATAAACAAACGTCTTTCAATAATTTCTACAAGCTAAGTAAAAGTAAACCGATTTTGATagtgtttaaacaaaaaagggaTAGATATAGAAGAAAGGATAAAGAAAAGATTTATACGGAATTAAGTATGGAGTTATCTCAATTTCTTCATATCTCATCTCAATTTCTTCATGTGATATATTGCGAATGTTGAAGTAAATCGGAGGAGAAATTACCAAGATATAGCTTGTCAAGCGACTGTGTGATAGGCTAAGCGTTATAAAAGATAAAGTCGATTGCCTGATAGAATTTTTTCTTATAAGTTATAACCTGAAAGCTAATAGAGGAGATCTTTTTATGGATCAGAAGTAAACTAGAAAGTGAGCCATCGTTAAGTttctgttttcatttttggaaatattattaattgaagcaagcaaaagaaaacattcaaagaaaaacattATGAAAAGGGCTTAAAATCTTAAGATATttttcccccaccagccaactcGCTTAACCTGCCCCAATTAGCCCCCGCACTCCCTTCTCCAAACAGACAGATcgtttatatttgtttttgattaATTGCTTGACTGAAAACCCAATTTGATATtgtaatattatttaaatattttaattggtCACTAAATTAtgcagaagaaaaaagaaggctcgatttcattttgaattcGCAGCGACTTTTTACACAATACATAAGCCCCCCGATCTCGATTGTTTGttaatcaaattcaaattattcCAATACATCTTTacgtttatatatttatttggtttttgttgttttcaatctgttttcgtttttgcaGCTTCATCGTTACACATTAAACACAAATCAGGGAAGAGGGAGAGCCAATAAAATAGCTAtaataaaagcaaatcaaataaaaaaaaaaatacaccaaaacaaaaattgtggcaaaaaatttgcatattttttgtcttgttttttttttgctttgccaTTTCT contains:
- the LOC6644686 gene encoding ras-related protein Rab-40C isoform X2, producing MTKDYDYLLKVLLVGDSDVGKHEILSNLEDPTTESPFCSNNAYKTTTILLEGKRVKLQLWDTSGQGRFCTIIRSYSRGAQGIILVYDITNKWSFDGIDRWLKEVEEHAPGIPKVLVGNRLHLAFKRQVAAKQAESYASRNNMSCFEISPLCDFNIRESFCELARMALHRNGMEHIWRSNKVLSLQELCCRTIVRRTSVYAIDSLPLPTSVKSTLKSYALTTSQCFNSLTQNSKSRNRCKTPTSSSRNSCTIA
- the LOC6644686 gene encoding ras-related protein Rab-40C isoform X1 produces the protein MTKDYDYLLKVLLVGDSDVGKHEILSNLEDPTTESPFCSNNDCHSSSHILQTVAYKTTTILLEGKRVKLQLWDTSGQGRFCTIIRSYSRGAQGIILVYDITNKWSFDGIDRWLKEVEEHAPGIPKVLVGNRLHLAFKRQVAAKQAESYASRNNMSCFEISPLCDFNIRESFCELARMALHRNGMEHIWRSNKVLSLQELCCRTIVRRTSVYAIDSLPLPTSVKSTLKSYALTTSQCFNSLTQNSKSRNRCKTPTSSSRNSCTIA